From Gopherus flavomarginatus isolate rGopFla2 chromosome 16, rGopFla2.mat.asm, whole genome shotgun sequence, a single genomic window includes:
- the MYO1A gene encoding LOW QUALITY PROTEIN: unconventional myosin-Ia (The sequence of the model RefSeq protein was modified relative to this genomic sequence to represent the inferred CDS: deleted 1 base in 1 codon) has translation MEANPSLLDTVGVGDLVLLDPLSEESLLQNLKERFRHQEIYTYIGNVVISVNPYQPLPIYSPQTVEHYRNCNFFAVKPHIYAIADDAYRSLRDRDKDQCILITGESGAGKTEASKQVMSYVAAVCGKGEEVNQVKEQLLQSNPVLEAFGNAKTIRNDNSSRFGKYMDVEFDFKGQPLGGVISNYLLEKSRVVRHVKEERNFHIFYQLLAGGSDQLLRGLKLERDCRRYGYLGREDPSLPGVDDAANFRAVQDAMMVIGFSPAEVQALLEVAAVVLKLGNVELGSQFEASGMESCSIQDTRAVREICELIGLPESVLEKALCSRTVEAKREKVVTGLSVAQGCYGRDALAKNIYNRLFNWLVNRINASIKVDTSERRKVMGVLDIYGFEIFQDNSFEQFVINYCNEKLQQIFILMTLKEEQEEYVREGIQWTPVDFFDNSIICSLIEDSKAGILAMLDEECLRPGVVTEETFLAKLNQVCASHKHYESRATQNARHVTDTSLAGSCFRVHHYAGKVTYNVTGFVEKNNDLLFRDLSQAMWKARHELLRSLFPEGDPQKASLRRPPTAGSQFKASIATLMKNLYSKNPNYIRCIKPNDNKEPGVFTDGLVQMQVRYLGLLENVRVRRAGYAYRQGYEPCLERYKMLCKQTWPKWKGDARDGVQALLTDLHIPPAELAYGRSKIFIRTPRTLFDLEDRRRLRMADLASLIQATYRGWRCRTHYQQMRKSQIVISAWFRGQAHRKRFEQMKKSALLIQAWVRGWKSRRLLRELKHQKRCSQAAATISAYWKGYKTRKEYKKYFRSGASATLANFIYRRLLQKFFLGLRSNLPPLVVTDRSWPAAPYKFLANTNEELKKIFYAWKCKKYRDRLTPQRKALLQDKLCASELFKDKKTLYAKSLQQSFQGEYLGLQKNPKYRALHTAAEGKLVLADTVQKVNRANGKTVPRLFLLTKNHIILADPKAAQPKTVVSLSDIRSVSVTRFSDGFFVLHLNETSTVGTKGDFLLVSDHLIELVTKLHQTLLETTTKTLNLQVADEFSTQFGKGSVAIRIVEMAEKNGTAPVCKKRGSHKMEVLVH, from the exons ATGGAAGCCAATCCATCCCTGCTGGACACTGTCGGGGTGGGGGACCTGGTCCTGCTGGACCCCCTGTCGGAGGAGTCGCTGCTGCAGAACCTCAAGGAGCGGTTCCGGCACCAGGAGATTTAC ACGTACATCGGGAACGTGGTGATCTCGGTGAACCCGTACCAGCCCCTGCCCATCTACTCCCCGCAGACGGTGGAGCATTACCGCAACTGCAACTTCTTCGCCGTCAAGCCGCACAT CTACGCGATCGCTGACGATGCCTATCGCTCGCTGCGGGACCGTGACAAGGACCAGTGCATCCTGATCACAGGCGAGAGCGGCGCGGGCAAGACGG AGGCCAGCAAGCAGGTGATGTCCTACGTGGCCGCCGTGTGTGGCAAGGGTGAGGAGGTGAACCAGGTGaaggagcagctgctgcagtCCAACCCGGTGCTGGAAG CCTTTGGTAACGCCAAGACCATCCGCAACGACAACTCCTCCAGATTC GGCAAGTACATGGACGTGGAGTTTGACTTCAAGGGGCAGCCCCTGGGCGGCGTCATCAGCAACT ACCTGCTGGAGAAATCCCGAGTCGTGAGACACGTCAAAGAGGAGAGGAATTTCCACATCTTCTACCAGCTCCTGGCTGGGGGATCAGACCAGCTCCTGA GGGGGCTGAAGCTGGAGCGGGACTGCAGACGCTACGGATACCTCGGCCGCGAGGACCCCAGCCTGCCGGGCGTGGACGACGCGGCCAATTTCCGAGCTGTTCag GACGCCATGATGGTCATCGGCTTCTCACCAGCCGAGGTGCAGGCGCTGCTGGAGGTGGCTGCCGTGGTGCTCAAACTGGGGAACGTGGAGCTGGGCAGCCAGTTCGAGGCCAGCGGGATGGAGTCCTGCAGCATCCAAGACACACGAG CTGTGCGGGAGATCTGCGAGCTGATCGGCCTGCCGGAGAGCGTCCTGGAGAAGGCCCTGTGCTCCCGCACCGTGGAGGCCAAGAGGGAGAAGGTGGTGACGGGTCTGAGCGTGGCCCAG GGCTGCTACGGGCGGGACGCCCTGGCAAAGAACATCTACAACCGACTCTTCAACTGGCTGGTGAACCGCATCAACGCGAGCATCAAG GTGGACACGAGCGAGCGGAGGAAGGTGATGGGAGTTCTGGACATTTACGGCTTTGAGATTTTCCAG GACAACAGCTTCGAACAGTTCGTCATCAACTACTGCAACGAGAAGCTGCAGCAAATCTTCATCCTGATGACGCtgaaggaggagcaggaggaataCGTGCGGGAG ggcatccagtggaCACCGGTGGACTTTTTTGACAACAGCATCATCTGCAGCTTGATTGAGGAC AGCAAGGCCGGGATCCTGGCCATGCTGGACGAGGAATGCCTGCGCCCCGGGGTGGTGACCGAGGAGACCTTCCTGGCCAAGCTGAACCAGGTGTGTGCCAGCCACAAGCACTACGAGAGCAGAGCCACGCAGAACGCCCGGCACGTCACGGACACCAGCCTGGCCGGCTCCTGCTTCCGTGTCCACCACTACGCTGGCAAG GTGACCTACAACGTGACGGGGTTCGTGGAGAAGAACAACGACCTGCTGTTCCGCGACCTCTCGCAGGCCATGTGGAAAGCTCGGCACGAACTGCTGCGCTCCCTCTTCCCTGAGGGGGACCCCCAGAAAGCCTCCCTCCGGCGC CCCCCCACCGCGGGCTCCCAGTTCAAGGCCTCCATTGCCACGCTCATGAAGAACCTGTACTCCAAGAACCCCAACTACATCAG gtGCATCAAACCCAATGACAACAAAGAGCCCGGCGTGTTCACGGACGGGCTGGTGCAGATGCAGGTCCGGTACCTGGGGCTCCTGGAGAACGTGCGGGTGCGGCGGGCCGGCTATGCCTACCGGCAGGGCTACGAGCCATGCCTGGAGCGCTACAAGATGCTCTGCAAGCAGACCTGGCCCAAGTGGAAGGGGGATGCCAG GGATGGCGTCCAGGCCCTGCTGACCGACCTGCACATCCCCCCAGCGGAGCTGGCGTACGGGCGCAGCAAGATCTTCATCCGCACCCCACGCACC CTCTTCGACCTGGAGGACAGGCGCCGGCTGCGCATGGCTGATCTGGCGTCGCTGATCCAGGCCACCTACCGCGGCTGGAGGTGCCGCACCCACTACCAGCAGATGCGCAAGAGCCAGATCGTCATCTCGGCCTGGTTCCGGGGCCAGGCG CACAGGAAGCGGTTCGAGCAGATGAAGAAGTCGGCGCTGCTGATCCAGGCCTGGGTCCGGGGATGGAAG TCTCGCAGGCTCCTGCGGGAGCTGAAACACCAGAAACGCTGCAGCCAGGCCGCGGCCACCATTTCTGCCTACTGGAAAGGGTACAAG ACGCGGAAGGAATACAAGAAATATTTCCGCTCCGGGGCGTCTGCCACCTTGGCCAATTTCATCTACAGGAGACTG CTGCAGAAATTTTTCCTGGGGCTGCGGAGCAACCTCCCCCCCCTGGTAGTGACGGATCGCAGCTGGCCCGCTGCCCCCTATAAGTTCCTGGCAAACACCAACGAGgaactgaagaaaatattctacGCCTGGAAG TGTAAGAAGTACCGGGACCGGCTGACTCCGCAGAGGAAAGCTCTCCTGCAGGACAAGCTGTGTGCCAGCGAGCTCTTCAAAGACAAGAAGACCCTGTACGCCAAGAG CCTCCAGCAGTCGTTCCAGGGCGAGTACCTGGGTCTCCAGAAGAACCCCAAGTACCGGGCGCTCCACACGGCGGCCGAGGGCAAGCTGGTCCTGGCCGACACCGTGCAAAAAGTCAACCGGGCCAATGGCAAG ACAGTTCCCCGGCTCTTCCTGCTCACCAAGAATCACATCATCCTGGCCGACCCCAAGGCCGCCCAGCCCAAAACCGTGGTCAGCCTGAGCGACATTCGGAGCGTCTCGGTCACCCGCTTCTCCGACGGCTTCTTCGTCTTGCACCTCAATGAG ACCTCCACAGTGGGAACCAAGGGCGACTTCCTCCTCGTCAGCGACCACCTGATCGAGCTCGTCACcaagctccaccagacgctgcTGGAGACCACCACCAAGACACTCAACCTCCAAGTGGCTGATGA GTTCTCCACACAGTTCGGCAAGGGCAGCGTCGCCATCCGGATCGTGGAGATGGCCGAGAAGAACGGGACGGCGCCCGTCTGCAAAAAGAGAGGCAGCCACAAGATGGAGGTCCTGGTCCACTGA